One Ostrea edulis chromosome 6, xbOstEdul1.1, whole genome shotgun sequence genomic window, tccttttgaaattttgttttggaTCCACCCCTGTAATGCATCAATTTTCTATGTATTCTGCGGAGATATTTTAACCACATGCTATAATCACATTTATTATGTACAGTATTTGTGGAACAAATTAATGGATTTTGAGATTTAGTGGCCAATTGCTGCTGATTATCGCTATTTGTTAATTGAGTTAgtattatcattaaattatGTAATGTACATACAGAATCAAACGTGTATTGCATTCTTTTAATAGTTTGATGATGACAGTAGTTAATTAGTTTGATTAGTTAAGCTTCGTCAAGTTCCCGCCAAATTATGATAACACTGAAAACAACACATGTATAATTccttacatgtagttaatatgacttgccaagtagcctttgcttgttacttgataaaggcagtgaaaacaggacagtgatgtgaattgaaaaaaatgtcatttattttgaaaatgacgaagttatataacagaataagctagtgggggtcagaatgagtcgaaaacaaaaatacaagaacatatgtatcacataggtatgattatgcaatctgaccccttacaacacataatgaaatatcaaaatagagCTGCCTGCAATCAAATACGGTGGGTCTTACAAATAAAACAGGCCACAATCCAATTGCAAATTGGATTCCCCACCCAAATGCAACTGACAAGGCCGCTCAGAGATTTTCTTTCcttgaaaacattgatttaaaGTCCTATCCTGTCAACTTTGCGATTTGTTCAGCTCGGCATTAATCGGGATTGAGGAACTTTTATCCCACTTGATCGTATTATGTACAGCCCCACGATGTAGCGCTTCTGATTTTATAATCTTTAGCTAATAAGGATTTgttcattatttctaaataattaGTGTTAGAAAAAACCATTCACATGTGTAAagtatctgtatgtatatagacCATAGTACAGAAACATTTTACTCCAAACATTTCTTAAACATCAAAACCGTTCGTGATACTAgtaatttgaaaacaatataaacaaacataTGTACTTTGGTATGCGCATAaacaatactttttttttacaGAGTTTTGGGACCAGTGTCATCACGAGGATCGTGAATGGCCGCTGTTTTCGGATCTGGACCCTGGTGGACCGACATACGTTCGACAACATACACACGCTATTATGAAATTCCTAAACTCTGTATTCAGAAATCCATATATCAGTGGATTCATGGCACTGTTAATTAAAAATGACCGAATGAAAATCTGAAATGCCACCATTTCTGATTTATTAAAGAGATTAGGTTCATACTCCTTGGATAATGTTCGCCATGTCATCAGTGCCAGGTACGGTAAGAAACTAATGATGAATGCAATGGTTATTGATAACATGACCACGGTATACTTCTTGGTGTTAATGTTTTGAGCACTTGTTTTCTTCTGGTCCAGGTTAGCAGTGCCGTCTGCATCTCTAGTCTCCGTCTCCAAAGATGTTGCTATACTCATTGCTTTACCCTCCTCTGCGAAGGAAACTCGCGAAGACTCTTGATCTTGAATTTGTCGTAACAGATTGCTTGTTCGAGCGGACTCGTTTTGTAAATCATCCGTATCGTCTGTTTGTCTTCGATTAGAAAAAGCTGAACTAGATCGAACTGGAACAGACACTTCTTCTGTATTTAAAGCGTTATGGAGACTCTTGGAAATACGAAGGATGCCATTGGATGAATGCCCGGATCCACTGGAAAACGTGGACCCGTCTCCTTCAAAGTCAATTGGAGACGGTGCCACTTTTCGCGTCGTGAAGGCTATCGCAGTAGCCGTGGTCGGTCGGCTGCTTTCTCGACTGGGCGGCAAAgtcatttcatcaaaattgggGATTTCTGTAGAATGTGATTCCTTGAAAGACCCAAACCCTCGTGTGTCGTCCGTGCATTGAGTCGTTCGGCTCTGTGGTCGCATTGCAGCGATTCCTCTTTTTCGTTGAGCATAAAACCGAAAGCTTCTTAGATTGAAAATTTGCCTCCCCACGAGACAGTAGAGAACTGTGAGAGATGTTATTGCTAAGATGAAGCAAAGGAATAATATCCCAttgtataaagtaatgaaaaGTTTGTACGAATCATCTCGGATTGTGGTACAATCTTGGCCGATAGCACCAGTAACTTCTGTCAAATTCACTTCCACAACAGTGAAAAATACAAAACTGGGCCATGAAACACACACAGACCCAAACAAAATACACGGTATTATTATCTTGGCCATTTTTATTGTAATCTGAGATTGAAATGGCTTGCAGATTTTTCGGTAACGATCAACAGCAATCGCTATAAGAATCCCTCCGCTTGATATAGCCATGAGGTAGTTCACGAATCTCAAAAGTTTGCACGCAACGGCACTTTCAAACGTGTAGAATCGAACTAAATCAACTAATTCCAACGGCATGGAGACAGCACAAACGAGAAAGTCAAAGATGGCCAAAGCCACAATGAACATGTAAGATGGGGTCGGTTTCAATTTAAAACCGTAGAAGTACACAACGATCGGATTCCCGATTACTCCGATGACCATGAGGAGAACGATAAAGACGATGGCGGGAATAAGGGTCTCCACCGCTTCATCGTTAAGGCGTTGGACCTCCTCACTAAAATTGTTCATCTTGTCGTTGACAGTACTGTAGATATTGTCactgcaaaatataaatcacgATTATTTCCTATATTGCTAGTTCATTTGCAGATCTATGTTTACAACAcgatttctcaaaaacataTGATGAAAAGTCTACAGAGAAAAGCTAAACacaaaattaatatgaaataaCTGGTTCCCTGTCTTGTATTGTGAATTACCTTAGAGGACAGACCAAACATAAGTAGTCAGGTACATTGCCAAGGCATTAATTTCCACTTAATATGCGAAGGAAAATGTCTTACAGAAATAACAGAGGACACAATATTTATGTTTAATtattaattcacatattctCACATTTAGAATTGTAATGGTATTTTTTTAGTCGTAGTAGTTACAAGCTCCAGGTGTTTGTataaattaaaacttttctaagGTTATCCCGACAAAACCGAGGATCAGCTGAATTTATGTGGTGATGTGTTAAGGTGTTTAACATTGAAACTAACTACTGTATTAACGCTCACGCGTTTGTATATTATCATTGAAACGAAGAATTTATTTTTTGCATCCATAATTTTTTATGCACTATTCTCAATTTTTCGTTTCAGCTGAATTACTAATTTACgtattatttgtaatatatatatatatatattagtcaAAGTGCGTTTTAACAGATACATAGACTGTATATCTACTATAAATAAGGGAGCAGAATTTCATGAAGATAACGAATGATTAATTAGAATAACACATGAACAACAAAATTCTTACCATTTTATTTACCGGTGTACAAGGTTTTCCGTCTATAGATGCAGTGAAACCGGTTACACTTTCCGCTCTAACTCGTCTGTCCTGGGAAATCACCAAGAGGTCTCAGCGGGATTgtctgaaattgaaaaagaatttcTAAAAGTCGTATCATTACGAGGTGATGCCGATTATGATCGCTCAACTTGATATCGATACACTGTttaaattgaataaataaaatacatatttaaGAACCTACAAAGATTGACACAATGAAGAATGCTTAAGCTTCAGAAGATTAAACGTAAACCGTATTTGTAAGAGAGCGTGGCGAGCTATTGTGTACTACGTCATtgtttgtttataaatatagaatgtCATTTTCCCACAAGTTTAATAACTTCTAAACAAATAATTGCGTATGTCCCTGTACATTAAATTTCTACATTTGTCGCCACCCTTCTCTCTCGCTACATGTTTAGTGCTGTATTTCCTGTCGAACCCAATGCGGAGCTTCGTTTGAATTACACGTACATATATGATCCTCACAATAATAAAGTTTTAATTGCAGGTTCACGAATATGTTCcatggtttgtttgttttttcaatcaaattacatgtatgtttgaaaccaaaaaaatatttactcaCAAGCTACATTGCTATAAGTTTTCTCATAAGTTCCTGTACTCCAACCCTGCGctcatacagtatatatatatgtatgtatgtaacagTATTGTTTTAACGTACAGTTCAAGTTAACATCCACATGTAATGCACTTCAATGTTACAGTAATGATATCAATACATGCAGGGAAGCATCCTTTTTTAAACACAGTTGCAGGAAATGACGTCAAAATGTTACATGCAGAAACATGTCAGGATACATgcaattacccccccccccccttcccatcTTCATGCAGTTGTGTCtgtagtggcggatccaggatatCTTAAATCTCttgatttttatgatattcTAGGGTGACCTCAGAGGCCAAACGATTTCAAAGATTACGGAAAGCCTAGGTCGGGGGTGGGGGTTGACTCCGCCCCTAAATTTGCCAATATTCTGTACACAACACTAACTCACTCTTATCATCTAGTATGCTGTTGTACATTTGCAAGGATTTGAGGAATAGAAAGATTTAATGAGGTGATTTAGACCTACTTAACAAACACTTTAACACGAAGACAGTGTGAAGATGCTTTTGTTATTTTGTGTCTGGTTTGGGTAAATCTGACCTACTTATTCTGTTGAGTAATGCGGTCACTGACCACACTGTATTTTGGTTGCACCGTGGTCCACCTAAACATGCAGTTAGATTGTCGTTGTAAAATGCAATTTAGGTTTGTCATAGGATTATGCAAATCACCGCAGAAATATGGATGGATACATGTGATTATTATCTGTGTGTAATATAGACCTGTTATGGGAAAAGGACGAGTTAAGGTAGTGACTGCATGGGTCATTGAAAATCAATGAAcctatgaatattttttttttttttttttttttttttacataattatgttgTAGTTGACAGTAGATACAACTCACCATGAAAGTATCACATAAGGTTTCCATGGTAACTCTTATGCTACGGTTGTTATAGTACCCCTCCCCACCCTTATCAACCGTCCATAATAATTAGTACAGCTGTTTCAAATGgtgtttagatttaatacaaaAAGGTGGAGTGATACTTTTACATTAATGATAAGGCATTACATAATAGTATGATTTACATCAAGATCTCCATTTACTTCCACATGAACTAGGATCTTCTTACAAGCCAATTACTCACCACAGCAGACATACTTTCGTCCCCCGAGAAATAAATGACCGATGAATtccttttatttttacaaatccTGTAACAACGTTACTTGAAAACATCAATATTGGTTTCCAGGATCACTACATGTTGAGATGTCTGAAGCTATGAGCACtatagtcccccccccccctcccctccccatTAAATACTTGCCACGGGATCATGATTAGATGAATAAGCATTGTAAAACTCGTTTTGtgaaaactgtaaataatgaacTGATGttcattattgaatttattccaCTTGGGATTACGTCATTGTTGCTTTGGATATATATCTAATATCAGTCTGTTCGAAATTACCTATATATTCGTGCTcctgtaaatatacatgtatgtgaaatatacaatattttcattccTGAGAGATGAAtttctatgatatgaatgtataCTTTCGTTGCATGTCATGAAAGACTTTCTGTGTATGATAAAATCAGCAGTAGAACTAGTGTTAccttaaaaaaaatgcttgAGAAAGACGGACACAACAGAGCAAATTCGACAGCAATGCAAAGAtggatatgtgtgtgtgtatgtgtgtgtgcgtgcgtgcgtgtgtgtgcttccgtgcgtgtgtgtgtgtgtgtgtgtgtgtgtgtgtgtgtgtgtgtttgcgTGTACGTGTGTTTGCGTGCGCGTGTGTGCGTATATGTGAACTTACTAAGAGGACAAAATGATGCTAAATAACATCAAACATCTATACTGATGAATTCAAACAATATCGTAAATTAAAAACTAATTTCCATTGCGAACAATTTAATGTATTTGACAAATATCAGTAGgtaatattcattattttaggAGATTTAGGGACAGATTCCTTGTTATACATGTTCaattaacattttaaattgcTGTCTTTAGCACAGATGGTGACTAAAgcaaatgtatttatataaatgtGTTGCTGAAAACCATTGCTTACTCGTAACATGAAGTTTGGACAGATCCAGGGAATCTGAGGCTTGCGGACTGTCCTGGACCCACCCCACCCCTCTAAATATCACGGCTATTTGACATTGCTACGCATTATTTTGCtctttcagtattttcactactccccccccccaaatccaCCCCGAGGCttgttaaattatattttcttttaaaatatctaatacTAAAAGAATTACTCATCAATATTACTACAGCAAGTGCTGTTCACTTTTGGCCTCTTGCTTATTTGTAAAAGGCCAATAACTCCTATCATCCACGTTGCCTTCCCTTGATTTTCCTGTATTCGTTTGTAGCATGTGCACTTGACAATTCTATTAGTTTGTAGTATGATCACTTGACAATTCTATTAGTTTGTAGTATGTGTACGTGACAATTCTATTAGTTTGTAGTATGTGCACGTGACAATTCTATCAGATTGTGGCATGTGCACGTGACAATTCTATTAGTTTGTAGTATGTGCACGTGACAATTCTATTAGTTTGTAGCATGTGCACTTGACAATTCTATCAGTTTGTAGCATGTGCACTTGACAATTCTATTAGTTTTACATCagatttcaaaattcatatacaGTTAATCACAGAACTCCGGGGTTTCACCTTTGACCTCCATCAGGGCGAACCGGGGACCAACAGACCCGTGTCTATAAGATTTTTCCCCACAACCCTCTAAATTGAAATCCTTTAGAAATCCACCCATGCTTATAAGGCAAATTGCATTGAAGAAGCTAAATTGATTTTAGTACCATCATGATGGTATGCAAATGAAGcaaatatctgcaagcacataaaaaagtccagaaaactgatttgcaggactgacacacagacagacaaacggatggagcgcaaacctaaattCCCCTTTGACTTCGTCAGTAGAGGTCTAAAAATATTGACTGTCCAATGTCTTGCATTACAGGCAGTGTTCCATTAATtaacattcagaacaactggatcctacgtgtatatatgtaatatacttgcatgctgtattcagtAAGACGATTTTGAACAGTGTAATGCGATACTGCAAGTACATGTCGTTGCATTCTGCACATTTCCTTCATTTTACACTTgtaagctgtcttggttactgtgagtacaagatcaacagtctggtacaataaaattaccagactgttaacaggcactgtcccttggtgctccctgtaatcaggtcaacatattgtgtatttattctctcatataatgctattattctcttttatataagtattctaaccttcctgctttagacataaaacattcagaactggatcctgcatgtacatatgtaatacatgtatgcttgcatgctgtattcagtaagatgattttgaacAGTGTAATGTGATACTGCAAGTACATGTCTTTGCTTTGTACACATTTCCTTTGCTTTACACTTgtaagctgtcttggttactgggagtacaagaccaacagtctggtacaaTAGATTTActaccagactgttaacaggcactgtcccttgtagctgcaataatgtagccctctctgatttttttttagggagagggctacaactccttaggatctccgtaatggtgcaaatgcgggagtgattcactcccgcaacatttgtgctcattctaaacatttcccgactttctttacgtaaataaatgatattctatgttacttagtcaatatataaatttacaacctgcaacttaagatttgtgaggctctattctaccgttttcaacaatttcgataaattccaatttctcgattcatatttgtgcgccatgtttgatgtactgaagtttcaacttccgattgtcaagtcatttgcatatgtcatataaggtagtatttacatcaatggacaagtatggaggcgaaagctatttcgtcggtattgaaaaggtttgaatttaatatcaagttaaaaaccgaacagcagagtgtaaattctttctgcaacaatatgattttcctttctttgtcgaagtggctcgagtaactacattttcgcgctgattgtcaatgtttaggtttttcattagatccacctacgagatctcgcgataataggcatggcggagcagacaaagaattttgcatgctgtacattatatttaatgaaaaacacctttattagacatgcccgagcacaaagttggtactccttttggtgtaaacaacatttgggactaatacacagtttattatcggttattcataaaattattttgcaccattacgaagatcctatggaattgtagccctatcccgaaaacgtcagaataaaaaaaattggatagggctacattattgcagctacccCCACCCCAGTGTGGCGGAGTTTCCTGCCATGATTGCCAGTACTGCCATTCAAGGTAGGAAACTTGTGGCGCTTACGAGCGGCACTGTCAGAACTTatgatgaaatgtgaaaatctACAAATCCTTGACCTCTGCACCtcccagggtcaaggtcatgataTGCTTGACCTCTGCACCCCCCAGGGTCAAGCACTCTTTGATCTGATGTGAACTAtgaatgttgatatttttgaactTTGAATGTTGACTTTGCAAGAGAATATGTTGATGTTGAATTTGCTTTTGATGATGCTTTTGTTTGTTGGGGCCTGCCCTTGATCATGCTGGCGGCCCGTTTCTTTTGTGTTGTAAATACAGCCGTACCCATAAACGCCATAATAAAGATATAAgtattcatatatttattttttgttcattgacACAGTTCTGAGATAATACTTACATCTAATTCGCATATGAATTAGATGGTTTTATCGAAGACAGTACAATATGTAGTTATTCCCCGTTTGTCTAATGCACCGAAGTCCATtctgattatttccccttgcgCTATATATAAGCGGCGGCGCTTTGTCTGCCACTTCCTTTCCCAAACTTGCAGCATCATATCAGGTCGGTGatgaaatcaaaggttttttATCTGTAAAACCCACCCCTCCCTCCAGTTTATTTGCCTTTTCTGCGTCGTCTGTTAATTTCTACTTTCAGGAAAATCTCGTCTTCCATGCCGACATCACAAACGGAGTCGAAGGTGTCCTAGTTCATCAACTTCAGCATATATTGCATTCCGGTACGGCTGTGTGCAGTGTGACGTTAGTACATATACGGGTATTGCATTCCGGTACGGCTGTCTGCAGTGTGACGTTGGTACCTGTTTTTAGCGCTTTCGAGCGGCACTGTCAGAACTTatgatgaaatgtgaaaatctACAAATCCTTGACCTCTGCACCtcccagggtcaaggtcatgagaTGTTTGACCTCTGCACCCCCAGGGTCAAGCACTCTTTGATCTGATGTGAACTGtgaatgttgatatttttgaactTTGAATGTTGACTTTGCAAGAGAATATGTTGATGTTGAATTTGCTTTTGATGATGCTTTTGTTTGTTGGGGCCTGCCCTTGATCATGCTGGCGGCCCGTTTCTTTTGTGTTGTAAATACAGCCGTACCCATAAACGCCATAATAAAGATATAAgtattcatatatttattttttgttcattgacACAGTTCTGAGATAATAATGACAATCTATCCAGCGATAGTGAGAAATTGATTAAGTGTGTCAGGCACCCACACTTTGAACCTGTCTACGTTTAATCAACAGACGGTAAGCGTTTCTTCAGCCCCGAATTCGAGGTTGATCGACAATTctgatttttgaaaactgttCTTGTAATACAGTATACATAAATTATGTCCTAAACTGAGTATCTTGCAGTAAAACAGAGAAAACTGTAATTGCTGTTGATTTCTGCTGGCGGCCGACATGCGTGTAAATTACTCCGCGGACCTGCAGCTGTTCTCTACTTTGAcagcacaggggctaagcccgttttgggcccgaactctgtgataccataaatatagaaaggggtctaactctgacacagataaaaaaactaaccactcgcttcaaatgcctaaaaattcttaaactacgtaagctatgcgtagtttgtcgtt contains:
- the LOC125645806 gene encoding muscarinic acetylcholine receptor M3-like; its protein translation is MNNFSEEVQRLNDEAVETLIPAIVFIVLLMVIGVIGNPIVVYFYGFKLKPTPSYMFIVALAIFDFLVCAVSMPLELVDLVRFYTFESAVACKLLRFVNYLMAISSGGILIAIAVDRYRKICKPFQSQITIKMAKIIIPCILFGSVCVSWPSFVFFTVVEVNLTEVTGAIGQDCTTIRDDSYKLFITLYNGILFLCFILAITSLTVLYCLVGRQIFNLRSFRFYAQRKRGIAAMRPQSRTTQCTDDTRGFGSFKESHSTEIPNFDEMTLPPSRESSRPTTATAIAFTTRKVAPSPIDFEGDGSTFSSGSGHSSNGILRISKSLHNALNTEEVSVPVRSSSAFSNRRQTDDTDDLQNESARTSNLLRQIQDQESSRVSFAEEGKAMSIATSLETETRDADGTANLDQKKTSAQNINTKKYTVVMLSITIAFIISFLPYLALMTWRTLSKEYEPNLFNKSEMVAFQIFIRSFLINSAMNPLIYGFLNTEFRNFIIACVCCRTYVGPPGSRSENSGHSRSS